A genomic stretch from uncultured Pseudodesulfovibrio sp. includes:
- a CDS encoding dihydroorotate dehydrogenase electron transfer subunit — protein MSLRNCRNVKVLEVSPVGQSKAAGEFFELKLEYPDWDGWKPGQFVMIRPVDWELDLLWGRPFSICSADGESVTLFIQNVGRGTSRIARLQPGDTVAMWGPLGNSFAMEPETPTLLLAGGIGIAPFRGYVESHPHPENLQLFLAHRMPLECYPFATLSHKVEGQCIIEEKPEDLDAIINTMRKLIQEYADKGGLILSCGPTPFMKTVQRFAKEFGARAQVSLENRMACGVGACLGCVTRDGEGHHVQVCTKGPVFWADKVEL, from the coding sequence ATGTCATTGAGGAATTGCCGCAATGTGAAGGTATTGGAAGTTTCCCCGGTCGGTCAATCAAAAGCTGCGGGTGAATTCTTCGAGTTGAAGCTTGAATATCCGGATTGGGACGGGTGGAAACCCGGCCAGTTTGTCATGATTCGCCCGGTGGACTGGGAGTTGGATCTGCTCTGGGGCAGACCGTTTTCCATTTGTTCCGCTGACGGTGAATCCGTGACCCTGTTCATTCAGAACGTGGGGCGCGGCACCAGTCGCATCGCCCGACTTCAACCCGGCGACACGGTCGCCATGTGGGGACCGCTTGGCAATTCCTTTGCCATGGAGCCGGAAACACCGACTCTGCTCCTTGCCGGGGGCATCGGCATCGCACCTTTTCGCGGTTATGTCGAGTCTCATCCGCATCCTGAAAATTTGCAACTGTTTTTGGCGCATCGCATGCCGTTGGAGTGCTACCCGTTTGCAACGCTGTCTCATAAAGTGGAAGGCCAATGTATTATTGAAGAAAAGCCTGAAGACCTGGATGCTATTATCAATACAATGAGAAAGCTGATTCAGGAATATGCGGATAAAGGCGGTTTGATCCTGTCGTGCGGTCCAACACCTTTTATGAAAACAGTCCAGCGTTTTGCGAAAGAATTCGGTGCACGCGCTCAGGTCTCACTGGAAAATCGCATGGCGTGTGGCGTCGGAGCCTGTCTCGGCTGCGTGACCAGGGATGGTGAGGGCCATCATGTTCAGGTGTGCACTAAGGGACCAGTGTTCTGGGCCGATAAAGTAGAACTGTAA
- a CDS encoding dihydroorotate dehydrogenase — protein MDMNVSFGGLDLKNPVMTASGTFGFGLEFAPYGDLEKLGGIVAKGLSLKPREGNPMPRIAETPCGMLNAIGIQNPGVEAFVTKTLPALAGKDVAIVANLYACDAEEFGELAGVLAGEDGIAALEVNVSCPNVKEGGIAFGQDPAQIGRVTEAVKKHAGNKHVMVKLSPNVTDIVVCARAAVEGGADSLSLINTLSGMAVDIRNRKPRIANVIAGLSGPAIKPVALRCVHQVVQAVDIPVVGMGGIASAEDALEFILVGAHAVQVGTANFLRPDFAFSLAEEMKTLLEELGVESLESFRGSLQLPL, from the coding sequence ATGGATATGAATGTTTCTTTCGGCGGGCTTGATCTCAAGAATCCTGTCATGACCGCTTCCGGCACATTTGGCTTTGGTTTGGAATTTGCGCCCTACGGCGATTTGGAGAAGCTCGGAGGCATCGTTGCCAAGGGATTGTCGCTCAAGCCGCGTGAGGGCAATCCCATGCCCCGTATCGCCGAGACTCCGTGCGGCATGCTCAACGCTATTGGTATTCAGAATCCAGGAGTGGAGGCTTTTGTCACCAAGACTCTGCCTGCATTGGCTGGAAAAGACGTTGCCATTGTTGCCAACCTGTATGCCTGTGACGCCGAGGAATTCGGTGAATTGGCGGGTGTACTTGCCGGTGAAGACGGTATTGCGGCTCTGGAGGTCAATGTCTCCTGCCCCAACGTCAAGGAAGGCGGCATTGCCTTTGGTCAAGACCCGGCTCAGATCGGCAGGGTGACCGAAGCCGTGAAGAAACATGCAGGCAATAAGCATGTCATGGTCAAACTGTCGCCCAATGTGACGGACATCGTGGTATGCGCACGGGCAGCAGTCGAGGGTGGGGCGGACTCCTTGTCGTTGATTAATACACTCTCCGGCATGGCGGTGGACATCAGGAATCGCAAACCTCGAATAGCTAATGTTATCGCCGGTCTTTCAGGACCTGCAATCAAACCGGTCGCACTGCGTTGTGTGCATCAGGTCGTGCAGGCAGTAGATATCCCGGTGGTCGGAATGGGAGGTATTGCTTCCGCCGAAGACGCCTTGGAATTCATCTTAGTTGGAGCCCATGCAGTTCAGGTAGGCACAGCCAATTTCCTGCGTCCTGATTTTGCTTTTTCCCTGGCGGAAGAGATGAAAACACTGCTTGAGGAGCTTGGTGTGGAAAGTCTGGAGTCCTTTAGAGGAAGTTTACAATTGCCTTTGTAA